CGAAATTCACTTTATGAGTAGAGGTCAGGTTTGGGGCCTGTGCTTACCCAGACTGGACCTTCTCCCAGACAGTCCTCCATGCCGTCCCTGCAGACTGATCACTCCGCTCTCGAAGGGTCCCGGCGTCCAGGAGGACGTTGCCATCTCCGGGCTCATGTACGCATAGGGGCTGGAATAGGAGCCTCCGACCGAGCGCACCAGAGCGCCTCCGTACTGATCCGCCCGGGCGCCGTTTCCGAGAACCAGCGGGCTCTGGTAGGTCGCGTCCCGGCCGGTGTTGCTGCTGACGGGCGGGCTGTGCGAGTAGGAGAAGCCGTGCGGAGGGTGAGGGCTGCTGGGCGTGAAGGAGGAGCCGTCCGTGCCGGTCTGGGGCCAGCCGTGGTGCCCGCCGAGGCCGTGAGACTGGTGGGACGAGTCGCAGGTCTGCAGATAGGGCAGGGTGGGCAGCATGGCTGGGACTCTGGTGGTGGGGACGTAGACCGGAGAGCTGGCCGAGGGGTGGATGTAATTCCCGGTGTCATGCGAGTAAGGGGATTGGTTGGAGGACAAGGCCAGGCtttgatacattttcacaaCTTTTACGTCCCGTCCGGAGGATGGAGACTACAGGGCCGGTGTGTTAGGCTGCTCTCAGTCCTGTGCAGGTGAGACTGTCCGCGGAAAGGCTCTCCCACCCTCTCCCGGAGGATTTCCCTGTGCCTTTTGAACTTAATGAAATTCTTGTGGAGATTCCCGTCCTGTGAAAGAAATAATTGGAGAGATATTTCATAAACGTGGCAGCAACAGAAAAGACTTTAGCCCTCCAGGTCTGGCAAAGTTTCAAGGCATCTGACTTGTAATCTTCATCGTCATATAAGCAAGTTTTATTGTGTTAAAATCCCCCCAAATAATCGTTCACGTCATCGTTATGAGTTCAAACTAATGATGTCTTACAGGCATGCATGAAACAAGAGCTGCAATCATTCAGTGTCATCAGTCATATTTCACCTGTATCGTTCTGATTGATATGAAATGgattaaaatgacattaacGATGGCTGATATCTGACCACGCAGATAGAGGCGACTATCAGCGAGCCCAGATATCCTGCTTCTGCGCTCTGCCTCATTAAATCATAACCATAACGGAAACCAAATCAAACAACACAACAGATAGCGAGCCCCATTCCATGTATTTTCTATCAATAGTGGCTCAAATCACATAAAACGTTGATAATAGCACTCGCTGCATAGGAGGAATAGCATTTCTTCCCAAGGGCTCTCAGTGCATTATCTCACCAGATAAGGACGGTCGGGTGATAAAGCAGTCCGGTCCTTCAGCCGTCCAAACCTCAGTGGAGGAGCGCAGCGGGCAAACTTTGTCACTCCGCACACACAGAGGCGACGAGGGAGCGTCTCCAAGTATCTCTTGTTTTACTGCTCAAAGTTGCGCGCACCGATCGGAGATAAATGAAcccaaagttgtttttgtgctccGGGACGGCTGCAGGATTCCTCTCCCCGCCGGTGTATCTGGAGATAGTTACTGTCGCTGATAATTGCTGATATGGGTGTGCTCCTATTCGCTCCTCAACTGGAAAATTTGTACGGGAGAAAAACACGTGACGCAGTCCGCTGCTCCGAGGTAGGCCTAGGTGGGGAGAGCgcaaaggagggagggagggagggcggtagggagggagggaaggaggaccCCTGGGTGTCGGAGAGAGGCTCCAAAGCTGAGGGTTGAGGGGTGCTAAAGTACCCGCTTTAACTGCACCTGTATTCACCTTCTGCTGGGTTTCACAGAGAGAAGGGACACACTGGACACAGCCAGGCTCGATGAAGGATAAACCCAACAAACCTCAGGAGGGTCGTTTCTATACTTCTATAATTGTTTTATGCATGAAATTACTTTCATGTAGGGGATTGCCTTTAGGCTACAGACATCATTGTGTGCAATGTTAATTTATGGTATTTATAGGGGGGATTTTAATGGTGCGCGAAATACTTTTCTGGTGGTTGTATGATGATCTATGTTTAAATTCACAACATTATTAAACACGTTAggatattattatattagtttCAATTCTAACcggaagctcaaagtgggcctAGACAGTTTTAAGCACACCTAACGCCTTCATTTgagatgtaaacacacacactgcagtgaaaCGTCGGCCCAGGTGACTTCAGGTTGTGACGGGCTGCTCAAAGGAGCCCGAGGAAATCATTTAGCACCACAGGAAGCGATTCTAGCTTTGGTAATGGGCACTGACGCtaaaagaaattacattaaaataggactaagatgtgttttattttgccacAGCCAAGGAAATAATCGTTCACAGCAAAAGATCATTTTGTGATAATCGTTGCTGCCAAATATAACTAGTGTTCGGCCATCAAAAAGCCCCTCACTAGAGGATTTGGCAGGCCCTGTTTCTCCCCCACGGTCAGgctcaaaaacacaatttagaCCTTCATGTGGAGAAATAACATTTAcggaaaatatatgaaaaatccGAAtaattaagacattttaaagaccagTTTAAATATTATGAAATCTGAAAATCTATTGTTGTTAATTATTCTCAACGTTTGTCAGAAAGGGTCCGAcgagaaataaagaaaacaatcagACATTTCCAAGCCTGTCTTTAAAACGAGTTTCCAGTGTTTGCGCCGCAGCTGGAGCCTCATCAGGCTCATTTTCgatttcaaaaaataaaagcaaatctGGTTAAAAATATGCGAACGTGACATCGTGAAAAACAACACGTGATGCTCCTTAAAAAAGCTGTCGGTCATGTTAAATTGTATTTAGGGCCGGCGACAGCGCGAGACATGTCCCTGGAAATATCAGTCAGTGATTGTCCGGACAGCCTGACTTTGCTTTGATTTATCTTGTATTCAGAAACGCTTGTAGATGACTCTCGAGCCTTTTAACAGACTAACAACATTACTGACTGACACTGTAAATGTCTCTCGTCTCGAGTCTGTTCGGTAATCCTTCCGTCAGTTGTCCACATCCGTCCATCTCCGGAGGGCGAGCggagtctgtctgtctgcttccCGTCCTCTTCCAGTGGCTTCTCCCCACGCATCTAGTGCTGCCTGCAGACATTCACTTATCATCTGTAGCATTTCAAATATTATGCAGTCATTTCACAGCTGACAATCCTTTCGCGGCCGATAATGCAGGCCTTGttagtttattttcaaatctgACACAgccaaactgcaaaaacagaaacGTGTGGAAtcattttttaaacctttatttagaAACGATTTAGAGATCTGTTTCCGTTCAATTTTTCTAccatttaaatttattttatttcttgcaTAAGTACGCCGTCTGAGCGCGTGAACTTTCTGATCCAACATGGCATATTCAAATCTATAATCTAATGTCaacagatgaaaagaaaaagaaaagcgtAGGCTTGTTGAGATATTTACGGGCCACGGAGTTACACACGCTGCAGCAGCCcagcaaacattttctcaaataacAAGAATGCTTATCACTGCACAGGTAACTCCTGTGTTGAGATAAAATTAGGCTCCTTATCTTGGACCTCCACTCTAATCATAATTGGAACTTCATCACCCTCACATTCATAACCTCTGACCCAAAAACAGGTTTGGATTTGATCCCCAGCTAGAGCATGTTTAAGTGATTAAAGTGCAATAATGCCATGTAGCTGAATTACTTGAAgtttaacaatttatttatatcatGGGAAGTGAAGCAATTTAATTTAGATAGATTCTAATTGTCCAAATCATAATAGATTGATTAGATagaaaacatttgcacaatTCAAGGTACATAACCGAGCGTATAACCAGAAACTTTTCATAAAACATGAAGTCATCTTTCaatgaaatcattaaaatgcaTAAATCCGGGCCCGGATGATGCTGAGTCACATcactgtgcagcagcagcaggcagcaggatAGCCCTCAGCACTGACTCTGAGGTCACTCCCGTACACAAAGAACACATGTGACTCTCCCTTCCATTCGTAGGTTACCTTGGTAATAGGAACCAGGTCCACGGTTTGAcgctagagagagagaaagagaggaaagaggaaagaggaaagttgGTCAACAAGACAAACACATTCCACATAGGAATACAGACTCTGCAAAACCTCTGAATACCTGCTGTAAAATGCGTGAAGTTTGCAAATACTTGGCTTGGTGCTCCCTCAGGAGCCTTTCTGAGGCTTCTGCCACTGAAGGGTCCGGGAAGTTTGTGACCGGATGAACCTGCATCACACAAGAAAGTCAGCATCTCATTATCTGATTATGTTTTGTCGTTATACATTATTCTTTATTCTGCACGATTCTACTGATGGCTTTTACCATGTAGTTAGAGTCTGTAAACAACTCCTTTCCAGGCACATTGTACAGTTTGAACATCTGCAAACCACTGGATTGTTCAACAAGGTGTTCTTCTACGTCGTTAAGCCTGCAGAggcatataaatatatttagtaTAACAAGGCGAGTTTATTTGTAGAGAACCTTTCCACAACAAGGCCGTTCAAAGTACTTTACACAAGacataaaaatgcatcaaaggaatagttggacaatttgggaaattagcttattcgctttcttgtcaAGACAAGATTCTTTTAAGACAAAATATAGGCATTAAGACAATACATATATAGCatacaataaatgtatatagataaatgtatgtactgtatttaaagtCATACATCAtgtgatacaaacacacattcatttgaCTAGACAAATAGTTGATTCAcagtcaaaaaaataaatgccttTAGCTGCCAGTACTGACCAAAGGAAGGAAACATagggacattttaaaaacacaaagccaaCAATGCTACACTGACCAGATCACAACGAGGTTGATGGAGACTATGACGTTTTGCTTGCCTGAGCAGACATCACATTCAACCTTACCTAGGCCGCAGCATTGCCAACAACTGTTAGGAAAAAAATTGTGTATAGGTCATTGTATTGAAAGATTTTTAGCATTGCATAATCTATTcaaaaatttgattaaaaaaacaaaaacttgctTGATTCTCCCGCGTCCGCTACAGCAGAAGCACAACTGCCTGTTTTGATAGTAATAGTTGTAACCAATCCCACCACATCCATTGCATGTTTTCTGAAAGACATATGACAATAAGGAATGCCTGGCAACCTGTGTGTGAATTGTCAAAGCCTGTGATGGTTACTTACCGTACCATCTCCAAAACATGTAGTGCAGGTTATTCTCCCTCTGGCAGAACAGGAAATGCATTTCTGttgatcaaaaaaaaaaaaaacctctgttAAAGGCAGTGAAATGTTGACACTCAAACAGAATAACTGAATCCACTGAGGCCCTGTTTACACGTGGCATTAATATGCGTCTTGGGTGACAACTTGTGATCTCACTTCCCCgctctatatgcaaataaacacatacatcattTCCGTTTGCATAGACCaaatgcattgttgtttttaacctgaatttgattaatttactgttaataagaccacaaatgagataagcattaggttggaaaaacgatagatgccggagcggagtgtttctggggtcCGGGCCAACTTTATAacttgtacaaaaacacaactttctaactttattcactgattttggatcatattttatagagaaaatattttctggttttccctctgatgtcctctgtctgctctgccttAACTCTCTGTGATTCatagagtttcctgatggacaaatagctttacttgttgctaaagtaactgctaactgcAGCTAACTAAAAGCTCCTGAGCTAGCGTGTAAGGACCGCTAGCTGCAtctagctaacggcagctacagttagcagccaTTAGCTAAATTAGTTAGATCACCTAAAGTTGAGGCAGAGCGGCCGGAGGACATGTCTGTTGTTGcggcttcttcttcttgtttcaCACTTTAATATGACACCGTTGGTGTGCAAATGAGTACGTACTTCCTCTTACGCAAAGGACATCAGTTGAGTAGGCTCAGGACACATTAACGTACACACTGCTAAAAGCATGTGGCCATATGTGGCCCAGAACGCATCCAAATGTGGTCTGAGTGATCCGATCTCAATGCGTCTTTTGTACATTCAGACCTgtacttagagctgtccacttgtgatcggatcacccaagacgcatgttaatgccaggtgtaaacagggcctgAGTGACGGTGAAGCAGCCTAAAGTCTAGTTATTTCAAACTCTAAAATGTATTAGAAATTAATGGAAATGACTACAGATTACATCAGTTTGTATttagctaaaataaaataaaataaaaaatgttttttagatgATACacttagcttagtttagcttagcataacaatggaaacagggggaaacagctaacctggatCTGTCaacaaaggtaacaaaaccagCCTACCaacacctgtaaagctcacaaTTAACATATTGTATCCcatttgtttaatgtgtatAAAAACCAAGTGTAGGAGAGTAAAAACTACAAGATGTGGCTTTATGGATGGTATGTGATGCACTACTTCTTTGCCTGGAGCAGTAACTTCCAGAAATCTCTGctagttgcctggcaacctcacagtcaCTTAAGGGACACTTGAAGGGCTCCCTGTAAAACagcaacttgtcatttttacactttggtttttgtatggattaaaaaaacaagatataaattGTTAATTAGTGACGTTTAGAGGTATTGGTAGGCCAATTTCTTTTAACCTTTCTAGctgtttccttctttttccagtctttatgctaagctaagctaaccggctgctgactAAAGCCATATGTTGAACACAAAGACACGAGAGTGGCATTTATATTCTCATGtaactcggcaagaaagcaaataagcgtatttcccaagatgttgaactattgctttaaagtaTAACATATTTTAGTTCACTTCCCTGCTTATAATTCAAGCAGTCAGTCATATTTGTTCTTGAGCTCGCTACTTAACGCAATAAATATTATTGCGCACTTATGtatcatatatattatgtaaTGTTTTCCCCATTGAAAGTTCAAAAAGACCCCTGAAGCATGGTTAGATCCAGTACCTTCACAGATGATGTGTGTGGAATCTCAATGATTTGTTTTCCATCCTGAAAAAAGAAGGGGGCATGAACTGGAATCTCCCATGGACTGGGTGGGGTTTGTCCACTGGTGTCCATTTTCTCACCTGACATAAATACACTGTATTGTTATACCTAATATGTGAAGATACAGTAGATGCATTGTCTTTAATGTTTTAGTCTTATTAAAAGTACAAATGAGTTTAAAATCTGAGCATCTGAGGTCATGTGgctttttcttctctgcatCTCCTCATGTGCATGTTTGCAAACAGAGCTTTACCATAATACGGTCTTTGGCTCCACTCTGTAGTTCGTGTCTCAGTAAAAGTCTCCAGGCGATACTAAAGAGGGCAGAACATGAATGGAGCAAAGAGTGAGAACACAAATTGTAAGAGGCAAGAAGGGCCGATGCATTTGATTAGCTTATCTGTAAAGTGTTGtttcaaaaaaatgtacaatactaaaaaaaaaaaaaaaaaaaaaaatgatggcaGCTTTTAAATCATTTGCCCTATATTTTCCACCTTAACTTTCTTAAGCGTTAGAAAAACTTTTCCCATTCTGTAAAACAATATCACACTTATATTCAGCCTGTTCCTCTTCATGAAGCATTAGTATATTTAGCAATATGATGCTTGACTGGAATCTCCACTACAATGAAAAGTCAGTGGCTTTAAATAATCCttggctgcacaacatgagtGT
This sequence is a window from Siniperca chuatsi isolate FFG_IHB_CAS linkage group LG10, ASM2008510v1, whole genome shotgun sequence. Protein-coding genes within it:
- the LOC122883009 gene encoding protein SSUH2 homolog, translated to MDPPPQDGVRPPSVFHSVPGYEKMLTEGEGGFLGFLHPPMLSDQHPQPEIQPSCPNWDIPSLSKDDAQQAFIKYASNKRCYSTKPAEEGVITNMEAFDTYRYRLETFTETRTTEWSQRPYYGEKMDTSGQTPPSPWEIPVHAPFFFQDGKQIIEIPHTSSVKKCISCSARGRITCTTCFGDGTKTCNGCGGIGYNYYYQNRQLCFCCSGRGRINCWQCCGLGKVECDVCSGKQNVIVSINLVVIWLNDVEEHLVEQSSGLQMFKLYNVPGKELFTDSNYMVHPVTNFPDPSVAEASERLLREHQAKYLQTSRILQQRQTVDLVPITKVTYEWKGESHVFFVYGSDLRVSAEGYPAACCCCTVM